From one uncultured Paludibacter sp. genomic stretch:
- the pck gene encoding phosphoenolpyruvate carboxykinase (Evidence 2a : Function from experimental evidences in other organisms; PubMedId : 1701430, 6292200, 7883719, 8226637, 8577250, 8599762, 8609605, 9298646, 9406547; Product type e : enzyme), which produces MANLDLSKYGIKGNFEVVHNPSYEVLFQDEMNPANEGFEKAKLTKTGATAVYTGKFTGRSPKDKYFVKDDVTKDTLWWDGVINRPCSKEAFDYCKGRVTEQLSKAKKLYVIDTFCGTNEDTRLKVRFIMEVAWQAHFVTNMFIRPSHYELANYGEPDFVTLNGSKTINDKWKDHGLNSENFTLFDLTEKMQVIGGTWYGGEMKKGIFSLMNYYLPLRGIASMHCSANVGKDGDVAVFFGLSGTGKTTLSADPKRYLIGDDEHGWDDQGVFNYEGGCYAKVINLSEENEPDIWRAIRRDSLLENVTVDDEGNIDYADGSTTENTRVSYPIYHISKIVLPSRAGHANKIIYLSADAFGVLPPVSILDDNQAQYHFLCGFTSKLAGTERGITEPVPSFSPAFGEAFLTLHPTMYATRLVEKMNQHNGKAYLVNTGWNGTGKRISIKDTRAIIDAIIDGSIEKAEQIHIPIMNLTAPKALNNVSEGILDPRDTYADKSEWETKAKKLAGMYIENFKQYCDNDAAIALIPSGPQL; this is translated from the coding sequence ATGGCTAATTTAGATTTAAGCAAATATGGAATTAAAGGCAATTTTGAAGTTGTGCATAATCCATCCTACGAAGTGCTTTTTCAAGACGAAATGAATCCAGCAAATGAGGGTTTTGAAAAAGCAAAGTTAACTAAAACCGGAGCGACTGCTGTTTATACTGGAAAATTCACAGGTCGTTCTCCTAAAGACAAATATTTTGTAAAAGATGATGTAACTAAAGATACATTGTGGTGGGATGGAGTAATCAATCGCCCTTGTAGCAAGGAGGCATTTGATTACTGTAAAGGTCGCGTAACAGAACAGTTGTCAAAAGCTAAAAAACTCTATGTTATAGACACATTCTGTGGAACAAACGAGGATACACGCCTGAAAGTACGCTTCATTATGGAAGTAGCTTGGCAAGCACATTTTGTAACCAATATGTTTATCCGTCCTTCTCATTATGAATTAGCCAATTATGGAGAACCTGATTTTGTAACCTTAAACGGTTCTAAAACAATTAACGATAAATGGAAAGACCACGGTTTAAATTCTGAAAATTTTACTCTATTTGATTTGACTGAGAAAATGCAGGTTATCGGCGGCACATGGTATGGCGGTGAAATGAAAAAAGGAATTTTCTCTTTGATGAACTATTATTTACCATTGAGAGGAATTGCTTCTATGCACTGCTCTGCTAATGTTGGTAAAGACGGAGATGTAGCCGTATTCTTCGGGCTTTCAGGAACAGGTAAAACCACACTTTCTGCCGATCCAAAACGCTACTTGATTGGCGACGACGAACATGGTTGGGACGATCAGGGTGTGTTCAACTACGAGGGCGGTTGCTACGCAAAAGTAATTAATTTGAGCGAAGAAAATGAACCGGATATTTGGAGAGCAATTCGCCGCGATTCTCTACTCGAAAATGTAACTGTAGACGATGAAGGAAATATTGATTACGCCGATGGTTCCACCACTGAAAACACTCGTGTATCTTATCCTATTTATCACATCAGTAAAATTGTTCTTCCTTCACGTGCAGGACATGCTAATAAAATCATTTATCTTTCAGCTGATGCTTTCGGTGTGCTTCCTCCGGTTTCTATTTTGGACGATAATCAAGCACAATATCACTTCCTTTGCGGATTCACATCTAAACTTGCAGGAACAGAGCGTGGCATTACTGAGCCGGTTCCTTCATTCTCGCCTGCATTTGGTGAAGCATTCTTAACTCTTCATCCAACAATGTATGCAACACGCTTGGTAGAAAAAATGAACCAACATAATGGAAAAGCATATTTGGTAAACACCGGATGGAATGGAACAGGAAAACGTATCTCAATCAAGGATACACGTGCTATCATCGATGCCATCATCGACGGTTCTATAGAAAAAGCAGAACAAATTCATATTCCAATTATGAACTTGACTGCTCCAAAAGCATTGAATAACGTTTCAGAAGGTATACTTGACCCACGTGATACGTACGCAGATAAATCTGAATGGGAAACAAAAGCTAAGAAATTAGCCGGAATGTATATTGAAAACTTCAAACAATACTGTGATAACGATGCAGCTATTGCATTAATCCCATCAGGACCTCAATTATAA
- a CDS encoding conserved exported hypothetical protein (Evidence 4 : Unknown function but conserved in other organisms): protein MKAKITSLLTVIVSALALTSCYAQSYNYSNSAYDRGVSVQATSSDISYNLDLRAVASVFADSRNLEEFEHRLNDYDEGINNLDLNQDGQVDYLRVIETSKGNSRLVVIQAVLDRDVYQDVASIVLERRWNKKTYVQIIGDPYLYGPYYIIEPVYVYTPVIFSWIWAPSYVAWHSPYYWGYYPSYFHYWGPRPMNIYVNNINIYINKSHNRYNYSDRIRSNNYSSMRREVSRTDYERMNPSRSFASRNADGRANNKRDLVKNGNHSRVASNVGTNNGRYSTSSRQINSSSSRNDNGVQSSRSTRSREDWTAVRQSRTSNGVEGRSSTRSQQDVNSSRPSRGSYDSSTRNTSGYEQRTRANDDAYTRPSRSNSNNTYSQPSRSTSRSSETYSQPSRSNSSRSSETYSQPSRSSSSGKTYSAPSRSSSPSRSSQSSSSQPSRNNSSDNSGRSSSGRR, encoded by the coding sequence ATGAAAGCAAAAATTACAAGTCTGTTAACTGTTATAGTTTCGGCTTTGGCTTTGACTTCTTGCTACGCTCAATCTTATAATTATAGTAATAGCGCATATGATAGAGGTGTTAGTGTGCAAGCAACAAGTTCTGATATTAGTTATAATTTGGATTTACGTGCAGTGGCATCCGTTTTTGCCGACTCGCGTAATTTGGAAGAATTTGAACATCGTCTGAACGATTATGACGAAGGAATTAATAATCTGGATTTAAATCAAGACGGTCAAGTTGACTATCTTCGGGTAATAGAAACATCTAAAGGAAACAGTCGTTTGGTGGTAATACAAGCCGTTTTGGATAGAGATGTCTATCAGGATGTTGCATCTATTGTATTAGAACGTCGTTGGAACAAAAAAACGTATGTTCAAATCATTGGCGATCCTTATCTTTATGGACCTTATTATATCATTGAGCCTGTATATGTTTACACTCCTGTGATTTTCTCTTGGATTTGGGCTCCAAGTTACGTTGCTTGGCATTCTCCTTATTACTGGGGATATTATCCATCATATTTCCATTATTGGGGACCTCGTCCAATGAATATATATGTAAATAATATTAATATTTATATAAATAAATCACACAACAGATATAATTATTCCGATAGGATTAGAAGTAATAACTATAGTTCAATGCGTCGTGAAGTAAGTCGTACCGATTATGAAAGAATGAATCCGAGCAGATCATTTGCAAGCAGAAATGCAGATGGAAGGGCTAATAATAAAAGAGATTTAGTTAAAAACGGAAATCACAGTAGAGTGGCATCAAATGTAGGTACAAATAATGGCAGATATTCTACTTCTTCAAGACAAATTAATAGTAGTTCGAGCCGTAATGACAATGGAGTACAAAGCAGCAGAAGTACACGAAGCAGAGAAGATTGGACTGCTGTAAGACAAAGCAGAACCTCAAATGGAGTAGAAGGACGCAGTTCTACTCGTAGCCAACAAGATGTGAATAGTTCAAGACCTTCACGGGGTAGCTATGATTCTTCCACACGAAACACCAGCGGTTATGAACAAAGAACGCGTGCAAACGATGATGCTTACACTCGTCCATCAAGAAGCAATTCTAATAACACATATTCACAACCGAGTCGCAGCACTTCACGCAGTTCTGAAACTTACAGTCAACCAAGCAGAAGCAATAGTTCGCGTAGTTCAGAAACTTATAGTCAGCCCAGTAGAAGTAGCAGTTCAGGAAAAACTTATAGCGCCCCAAGCCGTAGTAGTTCTCCAAGCAGAAGTTCACAATCATCTTCTTCTCAGCCGAGCAGAAACAATTCTTCTGACAACAGCGGACGCTCTTCAAGTGGAAGAAGATAA
- the tfdD gene encoding putative Mandelate racemase/muconate lactonizing enzyme family; chloromuconate cycloisomerase (Evidence 3 : Putative function from multiple computational evidences) translates to MVISSIDIFKSPIKLKEPFVISLGPLEYAQNVVVVIHTDDGLIGYGECSPFMTINGESMDTGFVVGQYLAQALKGENPLNISHCTNIMDKTIYGNASIKSAFDIALYDIASQHANLPLYKFLGGEKNKTIHTDYTVSLGSPEKMVKDAISIKQRGFQVVKVKLGDSKDADVNRIRLIRESIGYEIPLRIDANQGWNDEETPDILKELEPYNIQLCEEPIPRWNFMALPKIREKSSIPIMADESCCTSYDAERLLQIRACDMFNIKLGKSGGIFDALKIIEIAKKQNTIIQIGGFLESRLAFTASAHLALTSHLIQYFDFDTPLMFIEDPVVGGISYGANGKVTVPETPGLGAKMDDGYLNSLEKVTI, encoded by the coding sequence ATGGTTATCAGTAGTATCGATATTTTTAAATCACCTATTAAATTAAAAGAGCCTTTTGTTATTTCACTCGGACCCCTGGAATACGCCCAAAACGTAGTCGTTGTTATTCATACGGATGATGGTTTGATCGGATATGGGGAATGTAGTCCTTTTATGACTATTAACGGAGAAAGTATGGATACAGGTTTCGTTGTTGGTCAATATCTGGCGCAAGCGCTAAAAGGTGAGAATCCGCTTAACATAAGCCATTGCACGAACATTATGGATAAAACTATTTACGGAAATGCGAGTATAAAAAGTGCTTTTGATATTGCATTGTACGATATCGCTTCACAACACGCGAATCTTCCGCTTTATAAGTTTTTAGGTGGTGAAAAAAACAAAACAATTCACACTGACTATACTGTAAGTTTAGGTAGTCCTGAAAAAATGGTAAAAGATGCTATAAGTATCAAACAAAGAGGTTTTCAAGTAGTAAAGGTTAAATTGGGTGATTCAAAAGATGCTGATGTAAATCGTATTCGGCTTATACGAGAAAGCATTGGTTATGAAATTCCGCTGAGAATTGACGCTAACCAAGGTTGGAATGATGAAGAAACGCCGGATATTTTAAAAGAATTGGAGCCGTATAATATACAATTATGTGAAGAACCTATTCCGCGTTGGAATTTTATGGCTCTTCCCAAAATACGGGAAAAAAGTTCCATACCGATAATGGCAGATGAATCGTGTTGTACGAGTTACGATGCCGAACGGCTTTTACAAATAAGGGCTTGCGATATGTTCAATATTAAATTAGGGAAATCGGGTGGCATTTTTGATGCTCTAAAAATTATCGAAATTGCTAAAAAACAGAATACTATTATTCAAATTGGCGGATTTCTCGAATCGCGCTTGGCGTTTACCGCATCTGCTCATTTAGCTTTAACGAGCCATCTTATTCAATATTTTGATTTTGACACACCGCTTATGTTTATAGAAGATCCCGTTGTAGGCGGAATATCTTATGGCGCTAATGGCAAAGTTACCGTACCGGAAACTCCGGGACTGGGAGCAAAAATGGATGACGGATATTTAAATTCGCTTGAAAAAGTTACGATATAA
- a CDS encoding Peptidase U34 dipeptidase, with translation MIKRLFSILITVASFSASYACTNFLVGKSASADGSTYISYNADSYYLFGALYHYPAAIYPKGTMLKVYEWDTGKYLGKIPQAEQTYNVIGNINEFQVSIGETTYGGREELVDTTAIMDYGSLIYIALQRSKTAREAIKIMTDLVEKYGYYSEGESFSIADPNEVWIMEMIGKGPGRKGAVWVALRIPDDCVSAHANQARITNIPFKDKKNCMYSKDVVSFAREKGYFSGKDAEFSFSDTYAPLDYSALRICEARVWTFFRQINPEMDKFITYVKGETKERMPLWIKPDKKVSLEDLKRGMRDMFEGTEFDMTKGVAAGPFGSKLRHSPLTFKVDGVDYGHERPIATQQTGFTFVSQMRSWLPNYIGGIMWFGVDDAASTVYMPIYCSTNKVPWCLDEKNGSLLDYSATSSFWVFNYVANFAYGKYLPMMEDIRKKQQEIEASFAKEVPEVDKKALSMNEIDARAFLTDYSNKVAENTTTEWKKLGEFLLVKFMDGNIKKEENGKFLKNKYGLPPGIIRAGYPEFFQREMIKENPDLRQKTKEELENRK, from the coding sequence ATGATAAAAAGACTTTTCTCTATTCTAATAACAGTAGCATCATTTTCAGCTTCGTATGCTTGCACCAATTTTTTAGTAGGAAAATCTGCCAGCGCTGACGGTTCCACTTATATTTCTTATAATGCCGATTCGTATTATCTTTTTGGCGCGTTATATCATTATCCTGCAGCTATTTATCCTAAAGGAACGATGCTCAAAGTGTATGAATGGGACACAGGGAAATACTTGGGGAAAATTCCGCAAGCAGAACAAACTTACAACGTAATTGGCAATATAAACGAATTTCAGGTTTCCATCGGCGAAACCACTTATGGCGGACGCGAAGAATTAGTGGATACAACCGCCATTATGGATTATGGAAGTTTGATTTATATTGCCTTGCAACGTTCAAAAACCGCTCGTGAAGCAATAAAAATAATGACCGATTTAGTTGAAAAATACGGATACTATAGCGAAGGAGAATCATTTTCCATTGCCGACCCCAACGAGGTTTGGATTATGGAAATGATTGGAAAAGGTCCGGGACGAAAAGGAGCCGTTTGGGTCGCATTACGTATTCCTGATGATTGTGTTTCGGCACACGCAAATCAAGCAAGAATTACAAACATCCCTTTCAAAGACAAGAAAAATTGTATGTATTCGAAAGATGTAGTGTCGTTTGCACGCGAAAAAGGATATTTTTCAGGAAAAGATGCTGAGTTTAGCTTTTCTGATACGTATGCACCACTCGATTATAGCGCATTACGAATATGTGAAGCACGCGTATGGACTTTTTTCCGTCAAATAAATCCTGAAATGGATAAATTTATCACTTACGTAAAAGGCGAAACAAAAGAACGAATGCCGTTATGGATAAAACCTGATAAAAAAGTAAGTTTAGAAGACTTAAAACGCGGAATGCGCGATATGTTTGAAGGCACCGAGTTTGATATGACAAAAGGAGTGGCGGCAGGACCTTTTGGAAGCAAGTTGCGTCATAGTCCGCTTACTTTTAAAGTAGACGGCGTTGATTATGGACACGAACGCCCGATTGCAACTCAACAAACCGGATTTACTTTTGTGTCGCAAATGCGCAGTTGGTTGCCAAATTATATAGGCGGCATTATGTGGTTTGGTGTAGACGATGCTGCAAGCACGGTATATATGCCAATTTATTGCAGCACCAACAAAGTTCCCTGGTGTTTGGACGAGAAAAACGGGAGTTTACTTGATTATTCTGCCACTTCCTCTTTTTGGGTATTCAATTATGTAGCAAATTTTGCGTATGGTAAATATTTGCCAATGATGGAAGATATCCGCAAAAAACAACAAGAAATTGAAGCGTCTTTTGCAAAAGAAGTGCCTGAAGTAGATAAGAAAGCATTATCAATGAACGAAATAGATGCGCGTGCATTTTTAACCGATTACAGCAACAAAGTAGCAGAAAATACCACCACCGAATGGAAAAAATTAGGAGAATTTTTGTTGGTAAAATTTATGGACGGAAACATCAAAAAAGAAGAAAACGGTAAATTTCTGAAAAATAAATATGGACTTCCTCCCGGAATTATCCGCGCCGGTTATCCCGAATTTTTCCAGCGTGAAATGATTAAAGAAAATCCGGACTTACGCCAAAAAACAAAAGAAGAATTGGAAAACAGAAAATAA
- a CDS encoding conserved hypothetical protein (Evidence 4 : Unknown function but conserved in other organisms), which yields MSKIQSTFKNAIGLFNDSFPPLMDGVSMTVYNYAYWLQKKTGNVFVVTPKMPNSEDHNDFRVLRYASVSTLVRKPYRVGVPYVDIPFMSKMLFTSSNKFSIIHAHSPFSSGQIALQIARRQNVPIIATFXSKFXDDFRRLIKNKLIVNVILKEIIDFFESADEVWIPQAAVEETIREYGYKGKLVVVDNGTDFTVDKNIQSIKTTAKQKLALKENEFMLLFVGQHIWEKNTRLIIEALELIKDFPYKMFFVGGGYAADEMKRMVKEKGLSEKIIFTGNVYEREKMKEFYAAADLFLFPSIYDNAPLVVREAAALHTPAILANKSTSSEIIKDNINGFLTDNSAKALSEKIKEIFINPEKLEKIGQNASKTIARSWEDVSEEVLDRYKHLISSKQPKHRSHFLFHNIEKSINLNYSN from the coding sequence ATGAGCAAAATTCAAAGTACTTTCAAAAACGCTATCGGATTATTCAACGACAGTTTTCCTCCTCTAATGGACGGCGTTTCGATGACNGTGTATAATTATGCTTACTGGTTACAAAAGAAAACCGGAAATGTATTTGTAGTTACTCCCAAAATGCCTAATTCGGAAGATCACAATGACTTTCGAGTATTAAGATACGCTTCCGTATCTACTCTTGTGAGAAAACCGTATCGTGTAGGCGTGCCTTATGTAGATATTCCTTTTATGAGCAAAATGTTGTTTACTTCAAGCAATAAATTCAGCATTATTCACGCGCATAGTCCCTTTTCTTCAGGACAAATTGCTTTACAAATCGCTCGAAGGCAAAACGTACCGATAATTGCCACTTTTCANTCCAAATTCAGNGATGATTTCAGGCGGTTGATTAAAAACAAACTGATAGTAAATGTAATTCTAAAAGAAATTATTGATTTTTTTGAAAGCGCCGATGAAGTTTGGATTCCGCAGGCGGCTGTAGAAGAGACAATACGTGAATATGGTTATAAAGGAAAATTAGTTGTGGTTGATAATGGTACCGATTTCACAGTTGATAAAAACATTCAATCTATAAAAACAACCGCAAAACAAAAATTAGCACTCAAGGAAAATGAGTTCATGCTGCTTTTTGTGGGGCAACATATTTGGGAAAAAAACACGAGATTGATTATAGAAGCGTTGGAGTTAATAAAAGATTTTCCATATAAAATGTTTTTTGTAGGCGGNGGTTATGCCGCNGATGAAATGAAAAGAATGGTCAAAGAAAAAGGTCTTTCAGAGAAAATAATTTTTACAGGAAATGTGTACGAAAGAGAAAAAATGAAAGAGTTTTACGCTGCCGCCGATTTATTTTTATTTCCGTCCATTTACGATAATGCTCCTTTGGTAGTGCGCGAAGCAGCAGCATTACATACACCTGCCATATTGGCAAATAAATCCACCTCTTCTGAAATAATAAAAGACAATATAAACGGATTTTTAACAGATAACTCAGCAAAAGCATTGTCAGAAAAAATTAAAGAAATTTTTATCAATCCGGAAAAATTGGAAAAGATAGGACAAAACGCCTCAAAAACCATTGCTCGATCTTGGGAAGATGTATCGGAAGAGGTTTTGGATAGATATAAACATTTAATTTCTTCAAAGCAGCCCAAACATAGATCTCATTTTTTATTCCACAACATAGAAAAAAGTATAAATCTGAACTACAGCAATTAA
- a CDS encoding Transglycosylase-associated protein — protein sequence MSFLLFIXIGALAGFLAGQLFKGSGFGFLVNLIVGIIGGLLGGWLFGILGIGTGGGLIGSLVTATIGAIIFLWILSLLKRK from the coding sequence ATGAGTTTTTTATTATTTATTTTNATAGGTGCCTTGGCAGGTTTTCTTGCCGGGCAGCTTTTTAAAGGAAGTGGATTTGGTTTCCTTGTTAATCTCATAGTGGGTATTATAGGAGGTCTTTTAGGGGGATGGTTATTTGGAATTTTAGGAATAGGAACCGGTGGCGGACTTATTGGAAGTTTAGTAACAGCCACTATCGGGGCTATTATTTTCCTTTGGATATTATCCTTGCTCAAAAGGAAATAG
- a CDS encoding RNA polymerase, sigma-24 subunit, ECF subfamily, whose translation MKNVQFEKELVALQSNMRNFAFSLTLNRDDAEDLLQDTTLKVLDNQDKFTSDVNFKGWVLTIMKNIFINNYRKIVRNQTVFDRTEDLHHLNLPQNSGFESPEGAYSVGEISNSIAAFADEYRIPXSMHIQGFKYEEIAQTMNLPIGTVKSRIFLARKRLQEQLKDYKD comes from the coding sequence ATGAAAAACGTTCAATTTGAAAAAGAACTGGTAGCACTTCAAAGTAATATGCGTAATTTTGCTTTTTCTTTGACGCTGAATAGAGATGATGCTGAAGATTTGCTTCAAGATACGACTTTGAAAGTGCTTGATAATCAAGATAAATTTACAAGCGATGTAAATTTCAAAGGATGGGTTCTTACAATAATGAAGAATATTTTTATTAATAATTATCGTAAGATCGTTCGTAATCAAACTGTTTTTGACCGCACGGAGGATTTACACCATTTGAATTTACCTCAAAATTCAGGGTTTGAATCGCCAGAAGGCGCCTACTCTGTAGGTGAAATAAGTAATAGTATTGCAGCTTTTGCCGATGAGTACAGAATTCCGTTNTCTATGCACATTCAAGGGTTTAAGTACGAAGAAATTGCGCAAACAATGAATTTGCCTATCGGTACTGTAAAAAGTCGCATATTCTTAGCGAGAAAAAGATTACAAGAGCAATTAAAAGATTATAAAGACTAA
- a CDS encoding conserved exported hypothetical protein (Evidence 4 : Unknown function but conserved in other organisms), translating to MVRNYTKKPLLFIFLSLLTLVSYAQEKPVIVGAERTKEYFPILKNKRIAMFSNHTGMAGNKHTLDVLVENKFNVTAIFSPEHGFRGNADAGEHVSSSVDEKTGIPIFSLYDGNSGKPNEENLKNFDILIMDIQDVGLRFYTYYVSMVRLMDVCAEYGKKMIILDRPNPNGFYVDGPILDMKYKSGVGWLPIPVVHGMTLGELALMVNGEHWLPNSRVCDVTVIKCMNYTHQTKYKLPIPPSPNLPNMKSIYLYPSMCYFEATPVSLGRGTDKPFQIYGHPNMKGYEFTFMPKSISGAKKPPQLNRLCFGKDLSSISDEEIWEKGIDLSYLIDAYKNMNLDDFFFNSFFERLIGVDYVRKMIKEGKSADEIKAMWKGDVEKFKKQRKPYLLYDE from the coding sequence ATGGTACGCAATTATACGAAAAAACCACTATTATTTATTTTTCTTTCACTTCTAACACTCGTTTCTTATGCTCAAGAGAAACCGGTAATTGTTGGTGCGGAGCGCACGAAAGAATATTTCCCGATTTTAAAAAATAAGCGTATTGCTATGTTTTCCAATCATACAGGAATGGCAGGCAATAAGCATACGCTTGATGTCTTAGTAGAAAACAAATTTAATGTAACTGCTATTTTTTCCCCGGAACATGGTTTTCGCGGTAATGCTGATGCCGGAGAACACGTTTCAAGCTCGGTAGATGAAAAAACGGGCATTCCTATTTTTTCTCTTTACGATGGAAATTCAGGCAAACCAAATGAAGAAAACTTAAAAAATTTCGATATTTTGATTATGGATATTCAAGATGTTGGATTACGTTTTTATACATATTATGTTTCAATGGTGCGATTGATGGATGTGTGTGCAGAATACGGAAAGAAAATGATCATTCTCGACCGTCCCAATCCCAATGGATTTTACGTGGATGGACCCATTTTGGATATGAAATACAAATCGGGTGTGGGTTGGCTTCCTATTCCCGTGGTTCACGGAATGACATTGGGAGAATTGGCTTTAATGGTAAACGGCGAACATTGGCTCCCAAACTCACGCGTATGTGATGTAACCGTTATTAAATGTATGAATTATACGCATCAAACGAAATACAAATTACCAATTCCGCCTTCGCCAAACCTGCCGAATATGAAATCGATATATCTTTATCCTTCTATGTGTTACTTTGAAGCTACTCCCGTAAGTTTGGGGCGCGGAACAGATAAACCCTTCCAAATTTACGGACACCCGAATATGAAAGGGTATGAGTTTACTTTTATGCCGAAAAGTATTTCCGGTGCAAAGAAACCGCCGCAATTAAATCGGCTTTGTTTTGGGAAAGATTTAAGTAGTATTTCCGATGAAGAAATTTGGGAAAAAGGAATTGATTTAAGCTATTTGATTGATGCTTACAAGAATATGAACTTGGATGATTTTTTCTTTAATTCCTTTTTTGAGAGATTAATCGGAGTTGATTACGTACGAAAAATGATAAAAGAAGGAAAATCTGCCGACGAAATTAAAGCGATGTGGAAAGGTGATGTGGAAAAATTTAAAAAACAAAGAAAACCGTATTTGCTATATGATGAATAA
- a CDS encoding conserved membrane hypothetical protein (Evidence 4 : Unknown function but conserved in other organisms), with translation MTPLAVIITIAAYFLVLFIVSHIAGRKADNSGFFIGNRKQKWYMVAFAMIGSTISGVTFMSVPGMVDPKAFSYFQMVLGFFVGQLIIAFVLIPLFYKINLFSIYEYLDKRFGMRSYKTGAWLFFISKMLGAAVRLFLVCLFLQMLVFGPLNLPFILNVVVTVALVWLYTHQGGVKTLIWTDSLKTFCLITSVILTIYFIAKNMGLNFSGMVSTINHSNLSKTFFFDNPKEGTYFWKQFLAGIFTMIATTGLDQDFMQRNLSCKNHHDSQKNILTSGLVQLVINMLFLMLGVLLYTFIDSKGIARPEKSDKLFPMIATGGYLPLVVGILFIIGLISSAYAAAGSALTALTTSFTVDVLGIKDKTEAQIHRSRKKVHIAMAVVMGIVIFVFNILNKTSVVDAVYILASYTYGPILGLFAFGIIMKQPVRDKFVPLVVILAPILCFGIDKLTSYLWDYHFSYELIIMNAAITFIGMCFLIKNKKNR, from the coding sequence ATGACACCTTTAGCAGTAATTATTACCATCGCAGCTTACTTTTTAGTGCTTTTCATTGTTTCACACATTGCAGGACGAAAAGCAGATAATTCAGGATTTTTCATTGGAAACCGAAAACAGAAATGGTATATGGTCGCGTTTGCAATGATTGGTTCCACCATTTCGGGCGTTACGTTTATGTCGGTTCCGGGAATGGTTGATCCGAAAGCGTTTTCGTATTTTCAAATGGTATTGGGTTTTTTTGTAGGACAACTTATTATTGCTTTTGTACTAATTCCATTGTTTTATAAAATAAATTTATTTTCGATTTACGAATATTTGGACAAGCGATTTGGAATGAGAAGTTATAAAACCGGTGCGTGGTTGTTTTTTATTTCCAAAATGTTGGGCGCGGCTGTACGATTATTTTTGGTTTGTCTCTTTTTGCAAATGTTGGTTTTCGGACCTTTAAATCTGCCTTTTATTCTTAACGTGGTTGTAACGGTAGCATTAGTTTGGCTTTACACACATCAAGGCGGTGTGAAAACGCTCATTTGGACAGACTCGTTAAAGACATTTTGTCTTATAACTTCGGTCATTCTTACTATTTATTTCATAGCTAAAAATATGGGATTGAATTTTTCGGGAATGGTATCTACAATAAATCATAGCAATTTATCCAAAACATTCTTTTTTGATAATCCCAAAGAAGGCACTTATTTCTGGAAACAATTTTTAGCGGGAATTTTCACTATGATAGCTACAACCGGACTCGATCAGGATTTTATGCAGCGAAATTTGAGTTGTAAAAACCATCACGACTCACAAAAAAATATACTTACCAGCGGTTTGGTACAATTGGTTATCAATATGCTTTTTTTGATGTTGGGAGTATTACTTTATACTTTTATCGACAGCAAAGGCATTGCGCGTCCCGAGAAAAGTGATAAACTTTTCCCGATGATTGCGACCGGAGGTTATCTACCTTTAGTAGTAGGAATTTTATTTATCATAGGACTGATTTCTTCAGCGTATGCAGCAGCAGGTTCTGCGCTTACTGCGCTTACCACTTCTTTTACGGTAGATGTACTTGGTATTAAAGACAAAACCGAAGCTCAAATTCACCGTTCCCGAAAAAAAGTTCATATTGCAATGGCAGTAGTAATGGGAATAGTTATTTTTGTGTTTAATATATTGAATAAAACAAGCGTAGTGGATGCGGTGTATATTCTTGCAAGTTACACTTATGGACCTATTCTTGGACTTTTTGCTTTTGGAATTATAATGAAACAACCGGTACGGGATAAATTTGTTCCCCTCGTTGTAATTCTTGCGCCGATATTGTGTTTTGGTATTGACAAATTGACTAGTTATCTTTGGGATTATCATTTTAGTTATGAACTGATAATTATGAATGCGGCTATTACCTTTATAGGAATGTGTTTTTTAATAAAAAATAAAAAGAATCGGTAA